The Lachnospiraceae bacterium oral taxon 500 genome window below encodes:
- a CDS encoding glucanotransferase — MRFCLDGRPALIERSAFCRAGKLPEKTVLTNIGKLSNTIKSKRENKMEKVLGCCRSKNRQGNKNNENQRSSRPKRITGLFAAGIFFFLGIALMLLTIGCGRASAPRTAYKVLIGAAAEQLMDCRNCDLLVVDAESLTAEQVEKLHQNGNKEVFSYLNIGSIERFRADYEEFSPLTLSDYQDWPEERWVNVAARAWQDRIAAKAEELMAKGIDGLFLDNADIYYQYPNEDIYQGLLAMLKQLNGLGKPLMINGGDAFVQKAMAADDLQQLIAAVNQETVFTAIDFAAGSFGRRTAEDREYYQAYLGRCREYGLAVYLLEYGATRELEQEIAEYCRQNGFFYAIADSLELER; from the coding sequence TTAAGCAACACAATAAAAAGCAAGAGGGAAAATAAAATGGAAAAAGTTTTAGGCTGCTGCCGCAGCAAAAACCGGCAGGGCAATAAGAATAACGAAAATCAAAGAAGCAGCCGCCCCAAAAGAATAACAGGGCTTTTCGCTGCCGGTATTTTCTTTTTTCTGGGGATAGCGCTAATGCTGCTGACAATCGGCTGCGGACGGGCATCTGCCCCCCGAACGGCCTATAAGGTGTTGATTGGCGCGGCAGCCGAGCAGTTGATGGATTGCCGTAACTGCGACCTTTTAGTGGTTGATGCCGAAAGCTTAACCGCCGAGCAGGTGGAAAAGCTGCATCAAAACGGCAATAAAGAAGTGTTTTCCTATTTAAATATCGGCTCGATTGAGCGCTTTCGGGCGGACTATGAGGAGTTTTCCCCGCTGACTTTAAGCGATTATCAGGACTGGCCGGAGGAACGCTGGGTCAATGTTGCTGCGAGGGCATGGCAGGACAGGATTGCCGCGAAAGCCGAAGAATTGATGGCTAAAGGCATAGACGGACTGTTTTTGGATAATGCTGATATCTATTATCAGTACCCGAATGAGGATATTTATCAGGGGCTGTTGGCCATGCTAAAACAGTTAAACGGCTTAGGCAAGCCTCTGATGATAAACGGCGGTGACGCATTCGTGCAAAAGGCAATGGCGGCGGATGATTTGCAGCAGTTGATTGCTGCGGTGAATCAGGAAACGGTATTTACTGCGATTGATTTTGCGGCGGGCAGCTTTGGCCGGCGTACTGCTGAAGACAGGGAATACTATCAGGCCTATCTTGGGCGTTGCCGGGAATACGGCCTGGCCGTTTATTTACTGGAATACGGGGCGACCAGGGAACTGGAGCAGGAAATTGCCGAATATTGCCGCCAAAACGGTTTTTTCTATGCAATCGCCGATTCGCTGGAGTTGGAGAGATAA